The following proteins come from a genomic window of Nostoc sp. TCL26-01:
- a CDS encoding FHA domain-containing protein, translated as MNALTLQWHDAGENKTQQIYEQELSKNKNPGSIRIGRDPLRCDIVLTNPTVSGLHIEIFFDSQQQNFYIRNLRSQNPPVINGEQLIQGEQALKQGSIIFLGQAKLEVTAVNVNAIAATLIVTPPQNNPRPATPPARPQSPVQPVQPVHHHHPVTPQGTYGLECPKCRRISPQENLQVGCPWCGTSLAAAVSVLVAPNSRRE; from the coding sequence ATGAACGCACTAACTCTACAGTGGCACGATGCTGGTGAAAATAAAACTCAGCAGATTTACGAACAAGAACTAAGTAAAAATAAAAATCCTGGCAGTATCCGCATCGGTCGAGATCCTCTCCGGTGCGACATTGTTTTGACTAATCCGACAGTATCAGGTCTGCATATAGAAATCTTTTTTGATTCTCAGCAACAAAATTTTTATATCAGAAATTTGCGATCGCAAAATCCCCCCGTCATCAATGGAGAACAACTTATCCAAGGTGAACAAGCTTTAAAACAAGGTAGTATTATTTTCCTGGGTCAAGCAAAACTAGAAGTCACTGCTGTCAATGTTAATGCGATCGCTGCCACACTGATAGTGACACCACCACAAAATAATCCTCGTCCAGCAACACCTCCTGCACGTCCACAGTCACCAGTACAGCCAGTACAACCAGTACATCATCACCATCCAGTGACACCACAAGGAACTTACGGTTTAGAGTGTCCTAAATGCCGTCGCATCTCCCCCCAAGAGAATCTACAAGTCGGCTGTCCTTGGTGTGGTACATCTCTAGCAGCAGCAGTCAGCGTCTTGGTAGCACCAAATAGTAGAAGAGAGTGA
- the nfi gene encoding deoxyribonuclease V (cleaves DNA at apurinic or apyrimidinic sites) — translation MKIYQPHAWPVTVEEAIVIQEKLRNQVITQDELEQPVEYVAGVDMGFTADGTISRAAVAVLSFPDLQVIETHLAYRPTSFPYIPGFLSFREIPAVLDALEKMQTTPDIILCDGQGIAHPRRFGIASHLGVIINIPTIGVAKSLLIGQHQELPATRGSWQPLIHQGETIGAVLRTRVGVKPVYVSSGHKISLATAIDYVLRCTPKYRLPETTRVADKLASNR, via the coding sequence ATGAAGATTTATCAACCTCATGCTTGGCCTGTGACGGTAGAAGAAGCAATAGTTATTCAAGAAAAATTGCGGAATCAAGTCATTACACAGGATGAACTAGAACAACCTGTGGAATATGTTGCTGGTGTAGATATGGGTTTTACAGCTGATGGGACAATTAGTCGTGCTGCTGTAGCTGTGTTGAGTTTTCCAGATTTGCAGGTAATTGAAACTCACCTGGCGTATCGTCCGACTTCCTTTCCTTACATACCTGGATTCCTTTCTTTTCGAGAAATTCCCGCAGTCCTTGATGCTTTGGAAAAGATGCAAACAACACCAGATATCATCCTTTGTGATGGTCAAGGCATCGCCCATCCCCGGAGATTTGGTATAGCTAGTCACTTAGGGGTGATTATCAATATACCCACAATCGGTGTAGCAAAATCGTTACTCATTGGTCAACATCAGGAGTTACCAGCAACTAGAGGTAGTTGGCAACCCTTGATACATCAGGGTGAAACTATTGGTGCAGTTTTACGAACCAGAGTGGGAGTTAAACCTGTGTATGTTTCTAGTGGTCATAAAATCAGTTTAGCGACAGCTATTGACTATGTTTTACGCTGCACACCCAAGTATCGCTTACCAGAAACTACGCGAGTGGCTGATAAGCTAGCCTCTAATCGATAA
- the atpC gene encoding ATP synthase F1 subunit epsilon encodes MTLTVRVISPDKTVWDAEADEVVLPSTTGQLGILTGHAPLLTALDIGVMRVRPSKNQSWQAIALLGGFAEVEENEITILVNGAERGDTINLEEARTDYSQAQTILSQVPAGDRQAQIQASQTFKRARARLQAAGGLV; translated from the coding sequence ATGACCCTAACTGTCCGAGTAATTTCCCCAGATAAAACAGTATGGGATGCGGAAGCTGATGAAGTGGTTTTACCCAGCACTACCGGTCAGCTAGGTATCCTTACTGGACACGCACCACTATTAACAGCGCTAGATATCGGTGTCATGCGAGTACGCCCCAGCAAAAACCAAAGTTGGCAAGCGATCGCCCTGTTGGGTGGTTTTGCCGAAGTCGAAGAAAATGAAATCACTATTCTGGTGAATGGTGCTGAACGTGGCGACACGATTAACCTAGAAGAAGCACGTACTGACTATAGCCAAGCTCAAACAATTTTGAGTCAAGTACCAGCAGGCGATCGTCAAGCGCAAATCCAGGCTAGTCAAACCTTTAAACGCGCCCGCGCCCGTCTACAAGCTGCTGGTGGTTTAGTCTAA
- the atpD gene encoding F0F1 ATP synthase subunit beta — MVTTAEKTNIGYITQIIGPVVDVKFPGGKLPQIYNALTIKGTNEAGQEINLTVEVQQLLGDNQVRAVAMSSTDGLVRGLEVVDTGAPISVPVGKVTLGRIFNVLGEPVDNQGPVNAQETLPIHRSAPLLTDLETKPSVFETGIKVVDLLTPYRRGGKIGLFGGAGVGKTVIMMELINNIATQHGGVSVFAGVGERTREGNDLYNEMIESGVINKDNLNESKIALVYGQMNEPPGARMRVGLSGLTMAEYFRDVNKQDVLLFVDNIFRFVQAGSEVSALLGRMPSAVGYQPTLGTDVGQLQERITSTTEGSITSIQAVYVPADDLTDPAPATTFAHLDGTTVLSRGLASKGIYPAVDPLGSTSTMLQPNIVGDEHYNTARAVQSTLQRYKELQDIIAILGLDELSEEDRLTVARARKIERFLSQPFFVAEVFTGSPGKYVKLEDTIKGFQKILSGELDDLPEQAFYLVGDINEAIAKAEKIKG, encoded by the coding sequence ATGGTCACCACCGCAGAAAAAACAAACATCGGTTACATTACCCAAATCATTGGTCCGGTTGTAGACGTTAAATTCCCCGGCGGAAAATTACCGCAAATCTACAACGCTTTGACCATCAAAGGCACTAACGAAGCTGGACAGGAAATCAACTTGACCGTCGAAGTACAGCAACTTTTGGGCGACAACCAAGTGCGTGCTGTTGCTATGAGTTCCACCGATGGCTTAGTCCGTGGTCTGGAAGTTGTCGATACAGGCGCTCCCATCAGCGTACCGGTTGGTAAAGTAACCCTCGGTCGGATCTTCAACGTCCTGGGCGAACCCGTAGATAATCAAGGGCCAGTCAATGCTCAGGAGACTTTACCCATCCACCGTTCAGCGCCCCTACTCACTGATCTAGAAACCAAGCCTTCCGTTTTCGAGACAGGAATTAAGGTTGTTGACCTTCTGACTCCTTACCGACGCGGCGGTAAAATCGGTCTATTCGGCGGTGCAGGTGTCGGCAAGACCGTGATCATGATGGAATTGATTAACAACATTGCTACCCAGCATGGTGGCGTGTCTGTGTTCGCTGGCGTGGGAGAGCGTACCCGTGAAGGGAACGACCTTTACAACGAAATGATTGAATCTGGGGTAATCAACAAAGATAACCTCAACGAATCGAAAATCGCGCTAGTTTACGGTCAGATGAACGAACCACCCGGAGCAAGAATGCGGGTTGGTTTGTCTGGTTTGACAATGGCTGAATACTTCCGTGATGTCAACAAACAAGACGTACTGCTATTTGTTGACAACATTTTCCGATTTGTACAAGCCGGTTCAGAAGTATCGGCGCTGTTGGGTCGGATGCCTTCTGCTGTGGGATATCAGCCAACATTGGGTACTGATGTCGGTCAATTGCAAGAACGCATTACCTCCACAACTGAAGGTTCCATTACCTCAATTCAAGCTGTATACGTACCTGCGGATGACTTGACAGACCCCGCACCAGCAACTACCTTTGCTCACTTAGACGGTACAACTGTACTGTCTCGTGGTTTAGCATCTAAGGGTATTTATCCGGCGGTAGACCCCCTGGGTTCGACTTCTACCATGTTGCAGCCCAACATTGTTGGTGACGAACACTACAACACTGCGCGTGCTGTCCAATCAACCTTGCAACGCTACAAAGAACTCCAAGACATTATCGCCATTCTCGGTCTGGATGAATTGTCCGAAGAAGACCGTCTCACCGTAGCACGCGCCCGGAAGATTGAGCGCTTCTTGTCTCAACCCTTCTTCGTAGCTGAAGTATTCACCGGTTCCCCTGGTAAGTACGTGAAGTTAGAAGACACCATCAAAGGCTTCCAGAAGATTCTCTCTGGTGAGTTAGATGATCTGCCAGAACAAGCGTTCTATTTGGTAGGCGACATCAACGAAGCGATCGCCAAAGCAGAAAAAATCAAAGGCTAA
- a CDS encoding DUF1194 domain-containing protein translates to MKTSRIFQATLTAATCTLSALAISTSANAATLTPVDLELSLLVDVSGSIDTTEFNLQKQGYVDAFNSAELFDDFISKGKLGKIAVNLIYWSSGNQQQQSIGWTLIDSLAASQSFATAIAATTRPFDDNTAPGSAINFATPLFFNNDFDGTRQVIDVSGDGVQNSGSSTAAARDAALAAGVDAINGLVIGGSGVFNFYTNNVKGGTGSFVQTASSFADFGATVESKIQREIVGEPQPTPEPASLIGLLGLGAFGLTAKLKRRSQSLGC, encoded by the coding sequence ATGAAAACATCTCGTATTTTCCAGGCGACACTCACAGCAGCAACTTGCACTTTATCGGCTCTAGCCATATCCACTAGTGCGAATGCTGCTACTCTTACTCCCGTCGATTTAGAACTATCTTTGCTAGTTGATGTATCTGGCAGTATAGATACGACTGAGTTCAACTTGCAAAAACAAGGCTATGTAGATGCTTTCAACAGTGCCGAGCTGTTCGACGATTTTATCTCCAAAGGAAAACTAGGTAAGATTGCTGTTAACCTCATCTATTGGTCTAGTGGAAATCAACAACAGCAATCTATCGGTTGGACTCTAATTGATAGCCTAGCAGCTTCACAAAGCTTTGCTACTGCTATTGCGGCAACTACACGTCCTTTCGATGATAATACTGCGCCTGGTTCTGCCATCAACTTTGCCACACCCCTGTTCTTCAACAACGACTTTGATGGCACACGTCAAGTTATTGACGTATCTGGTGATGGTGTTCAAAATAGCGGTTCTAGCACAGCCGCAGCTCGTGATGCTGCATTAGCAGCCGGTGTTGATGCCATTAATGGTTTAGTTATTGGTGGGTCTGGAGTCTTCAATTTTTATACAAACAATGTTAAAGGTGGTACTGGCTCTTTTGTCCAGACAGCGTCTAGTTTTGCAGATTTTGGTGCAACAGTTGAGAGTAAAATTCAACGAGAAATCGTTGGTGAGCCTCAACCAACTCCTGAACCCGCTTCTCTCATTGGCTTATTGGGTCTAGGTGCTTTCGGTCTAACCGCTAAACTCAAACGTCGTAGCCAGTCGCTTGGTTGCTAA